One window of the Cryptomeria japonica chromosome 7, Sugi_1.0, whole genome shotgun sequence genome contains the following:
- the LOC131078249 gene encoding putative UPF0481 protein At3g02645 encodes MVGNREAYLPSTVSLGPYHHNSNDIVSTMNQHKQEAVRRMVSRIKRDGAFLMKRIQNMERDIRECYEEKINCDGETLCCMMVYDACFILEFFRCASRTKDENPQGWFSLVFQNKDFKNCMHSVILSDIMKLENQIPLSVLIEILRLEFDHPEPELAAMLSNSELFKGFPFNASLSDEDVNDVVKSKLKDDGVKSKLKEYIEKYPCHHLLDLLTPESSESYIACRLGYVQIACSPNRSNFTSDAAESLVDKRYSPCAEELQNAGIIFKVGQVRFRRRKLVNSKLSLPQITVNYMTETLLRNLMAYEECQRCSWNPEPTVISYYIRLLDNLINSDKDVSALRDSKVIKSLLGSDQDIVSIFNHLQIGITVDPLVRRTTPTINGREPIHEYEIIKIELKEHYDTKWNVWLAQFMKEYCSNPWYAISLLAATGLLFMTLIQTVYTMK; translated from the coding sequence ATGGTTGGGAATCGGGAAGCTTATCTTCCTTCCACTGTATCGTTGGGACCTTACCACCATAATTCCAACGATATAGTATCTACAATGAACCAACATAAACAAGAAGCAGTTCGCAGAATGGTGTCAAGGATCAAGAGAGATGGGGCTTTCCTGATGAAAAGGATACAAAACATGGAGAGAGATATCAGAGAGTGCTATGAAGAAAAAATAAACTGCGATGGAGAAACATTATGCTGCATGATGGTATATGACGCATGCTTTATTCTTGAATTCTTTAGATGTGCGAGTAGAACAAAAGATGAGAATCCCCAAGGTTGGTTTAGCCTTGTTTTTCAAAATAAGGATTTCAAGAACTGTATGCATAGTGTTATATTAAGTGACATTATGAAGCTGGAAAATCAGATTCCTCTCAGTGTTCTCATCGAAATACTCCGATTGGAATTTGATCATCCAGAACCAGAGTTAGCTGCAATGTTGAGTAACTCTGAACTGTTTAAAGGATTTCCTTTCAATGCGTCATTATCAGATGAGGATGTTAATGATGTTGTTAAATCAAAACTCAAAGATGATGGTGTAAAATCAAAGCTCAAGGAATATATTGAGAAATATCCATGTCATCATCTATTAGATCTGTTAACACCTGAAAGCTCAGAATCGTATATTGCTTGTAGACTTGGTTATGTGCAAATAGCTTGTTCTCCCAATCGTAGTAACTTTACCTCAGATGCTGCTGAATCTCTCGTTGATAAAAGGTATTCCCCATGTGCGGAAGAATTGCAGAACGCTGGTATTATATTCAAAGTAGGCCAAGTCAGATTTAGAAGGAGAAAGTTGGTAAACAGTAAGCTTTCACTTCCTCAAATCACAGTGAATTACATGACAGAAACATTGTTGCGGAACCTCATGGCTTATGAAGAGTGTCAAAGGTGCTCATGGAATCCAGAACCGACAGTAATTTCATATTATATACGTCTCTTAGATAATTTAATCAACTCAGATAAAGATGTTTCTGCCCTTCGAGATTCTAAAGTCATTAAGAGCCTCCTCGGGAGTGATCAAGATATAGTTAGCATATTCAACCATCTTCAGATTGGTATCACAGTTGATCCCCTGGTTCGTCGTACAACTCCAACGATCAACGGGCGCGAACCAATTCATGAATATGAAATCATAAAGATAGAACTGAAAGAGCATTACGATACTAAATGGAACGTGTGGTTAGCCCAGTTTATGAAAGAGTATTGTTCAAATCCATGGTATGCTATCTCTCTTTTGGCGGCGACAGGTCTTTTGTTTATGACCCTGATTCAAACTGTATATACGATGAAATAG